A stretch of the Gossypium hirsutum isolate 1008001.06 chromosome D07, Gossypium_hirsutum_v2.1, whole genome shotgun sequence genome encodes the following:
- the LOC121219566 gene encoding protein downstream neighbor of son homolog, which produces MSVAADGVEMDFLRKRLGAWEESFRSLYYMFRENACCIFYVCTSHFVVMFAAADGSGRSRSYHAYISQSTRGLRSSLKEQVRCHS; this is translated from the exons TTGAAATGGATTTCTTAAGAAAACGACTTGGGGCATGGGAGGAATCATTTCGAAGTCTCTACTATATGTTTCGGGAGAATGCTTGTTGCATATTTTATG TGTGTACTTCACATTTTGTGGTGATGTTTGCTGCTGCTGATGGCTCGGGAAGAAGTAGATCATACCATGCTTATATCTCTCAGTCAACTAGAGGTTTGAGGTCATCACTAAAGGAGCAAGTAAGATGCCACTCTTAA